In Legionella cardiaca, a genomic segment contains:
- the prfB gene encoding peptide chain release factor 2 (programmed frameshift): MLEVNQINLTLADLDKRIAALRGYLDFDHKRERLEEVTRELESSEIWNDPEHAQALGRERSQLEAIVLQLEQLGQAVIDLTELFELARVEEDDTMITDVANEMATVEQRVANLEFRRMFSGEMDGSNAYLDIQSGSGGTEAQDWAEMLLRMYLRWGEHHGFTTELIECSAGEVAGIKSATIHFTGEYAYGWLRTETGVHRLVRKSPFDSGNRRHTSFAAVFVSPEIDDDIDIEINPADLRIDTYRASGAGGQHVNRTDSAVRITHMPSGIVVQCQTDRSQHKNKDQAMKQLRAKLYEMEMQKKNAAQQALEASKSDIGWGSQIRSYVLDQSRIKDLRTGIETSNTQAVLDGDLDQFIEASLKAGVGEA, encoded by the exons ATGCTGGAAGTAAATCAAATCAATCTCACTTTGGCTGATTTGGACAAGCGCATAGCAGCCCTTAGGGGGTATCTT GACTTTGATCACAAACGTGAGCGTTTGGAAGAAGTAACTCGCGAATTAGAGTCCTCTGAAATTTGGAATGATCCTGAACATGCACAGGCTTTAGGTCGCGAGCGGTCGCAACTTGAAGCGATTGTTCTACAATTAGAGCAATTAGGGCAAGCAGTGATTGATTTAACAGAGCTTTTTGAGCTTGCACGTGTTGAAGAAGACGACACGATGATCACCGATGTAGCGAATGAAATGGCAACAGTTGAACAGCGAGTTGCTAATCTTGAATTTCGGCGTATGTTTTCTGGTGAAATGGATGGTTCTAATGCTTATCTGGACATTCAATCGGGGTCGGGTGGAACAGAGGCTCAGGATTGGGCGGAAATGTTGCTGCGTATGTATCTGCGCTGGGGGGAGCATCATGGTTTTACAACCGAATTAATTGAGTGTTCTGCCGGTGAAGTGGCTGGAATTAAAAGTGCGACAATCCATTTTACTGGAGAATATGCCTATGGCTGGTTACGTACAGAGACAGGTGTTCACCGCCTGGTTCGTAAGTCTCCTTTTGATTCAGGCAATCGCCGTCACACTTCTTTTGCGGCTGTTTTTGTCTCTCCCGAAATTGATGATGATATTGATATTGAGATTAATCCAGCTGATTTACGTATAGATACCTATCGGGCATCAGGTGCTGGTGGTCAGCATGTTAACCGAACTGACTCTGCGGTACGTATTACGCACATGCCTAGTGGGATTGTTGTTCAGTGTCAAACGGATAGAAGCCAGCATAAAAATAAAGATCAAGCAATGAAGCAGCTGCGTGCCAAGTTGTATGAAATGGAAATGCAGAAAAAAAATGCAGCGCAGCAAGCACTGGAAGCAAGTAAGTCCGACATTGGTTGGGGCTCACAAATTCGCTCTTATGTGCTTGATCAATCACGAATAAAAGATTTGCGTACAGGGATTGAAACGAGTAACACGCAAGCAGTCTTAGATGGGGATTTAGATCAATTTATTGAAGCCAGTTTAAAGGCGGGAGTAGGTGAAGCATGA
- a CDS encoding Kdo hydroxylase family protein produces the protein MDQLLHTLDIDNLSSLTEEAKQLAMSSLEKGQVIYLPFYSFHMDSTEQEQLLSDKILDGKHKNLSFDYRTKRLGGIDSNAGNAPLTTLLKIFMQRYAEFAKSLVNSLFPEYENALLWGRTSYQAAEIKGRTSSRRKDDKRLHVDSFPATPVNGQRILRVFTNVNPYGEPRVWHLGESFAKALAHFSSSIPPYNRTIAKLLQLIKVTKTLRSAYDHYQLNLHDSMKLDDGYQRTVNKQRIEFPAQSSWVGFTDQVTHAALSGQFLLEQLFYLPVHAMNNPELSPLRYWEKEKKFRILDMPERIDV, from the coding sequence ATGGATCAATTGCTTCATACTTTGGATATTGATAACTTAAGCTCCTTAACTGAAGAAGCCAAGCAACTCGCCATGAGTTCTTTAGAAAAAGGACAGGTTATTTATTTACCCTTTTATTCTTTCCACATGGATTCTACAGAACAAGAGCAATTGCTCTCCGATAAGATATTGGATGGCAAGCATAAAAACCTTAGTTTTGATTATCGGACAAAACGATTAGGTGGCATTGACTCTAATGCGGGTAATGCACCGTTAACAACATTATTAAAAATTTTTATGCAACGATATGCTGAATTTGCAAAGAGTTTGGTGAATAGCTTATTCCCAGAATATGAAAATGCATTGCTCTGGGGAAGAACGAGTTATCAGGCTGCTGAAATTAAGGGACGTACCAGTTCAAGGCGTAAAGATGATAAACGTTTGCATGTTGATTCTTTTCCAGCTACACCTGTAAATGGACAACGAATTTTGCGCGTTTTTACCAATGTTAACCCTTATGGCGAACCACGGGTTTGGCATTTAGGTGAGTCATTTGCCAAAGCGTTAGCACATTTTTCCTCAAGTATTCCACCTTATAACCGTACAATTGCTAAATTGCTGCAGTTAATTAAAGTCACTAAAACACTGCGCTCCGCTTATGATCACTATCAACTTAATTTACATGACAGCATGAAGTTAGATGATGGTTATCAAAGGACCGTAAACAAGCAGCGTATTGAGTTTCCTGCACAAAGTTCGTGGGTAGGGTTTACTGATCAAGTTACTCACGCAGCTCTTAGTGGGCAATTTTTGTTAGAACAACTGTTTTATTTACCCGTACACGCAATGAATAACCCCGAACTCTCACCCCTAAGGTATTGGGAAAAAGAGAAAAAATTCAGAATTCTGGATATGCCTGAAAGAATAGATGTTTAA
- a CDS encoding flagellar motor protein, giving the protein MDGLTLLGLITAFAAIVVGQMFEGGELNSLLNFPALMIVLGGTLGAVMIQTPFRTFIRAFRILPWIFRPPEQPFEKSREQLIDLSRRARQFGLLSLEEHLEREKNDLMRQGLELLVVGVDKQTIRQVLETEVIRQEDQDMRAAHVFESMGGYSPTIGILGAVLGLIQVMRNLEDPSHLGIGIAVAFVATIYGVGFANLMFLPIANKIKSCIANQIHHNEMIVEGLVSMASGESPNMLNLKLNNYGQHHQNARKKKESG; this is encoded by the coding sequence ATGGATGGTTTGACATTACTTGGTTTAATTACTGCTTTTGCCGCAATTGTTGTGGGTCAGATGTTTGAGGGAGGCGAGCTTAATTCTTTACTTAATTTTCCAGCTTTGATGATTGTTTTAGGGGGAACTCTGGGGGCTGTCATGATTCAAACCCCTTTTCGTACCTTTATCCGTGCTTTTAGAATTCTGCCATGGATTTTTCGTCCACCCGAACAGCCTTTTGAAAAAAGTCGCGAACAACTTATTGATTTATCACGTAGAGCAAGACAATTTGGATTACTTTCTCTGGAAGAGCATCTGGAGCGAGAAAAAAATGATTTAATGCGCCAAGGATTAGAGTTGTTAGTAGTTGGTGTGGATAAGCAAACGATAAGACAAGTGCTTGAAACAGAAGTTATACGTCAGGAAGACCAGGACATGCGTGCTGCGCACGTTTTTGAGAGCATGGGAGGTTATAGTCCTACTATTGGAATTTTGGGAGCAGTACTAGGTTTAATTCAGGTAATGCGCAATTTGGAAGATCCAAGCCATCTGGGGATAGGGATTGCTGTTGCTTTCGTGGCAACAATTTACGGAGTTGGGTTTGCAAATTTAATGTTCTTGCCTATCGCCAATAAAATAAAGAGTTGTATCGCTAATCAAATTCATCATAACGAAATGATTGTTGAGGGATTAGTCTCTATGGCCAGCGGTGAAAGCCCCAATATGCTAAACTTGAAATTAAATAACTACGGACAACACCATCAGAATGCACGGAAGAAAAAAGAAAGCGGATAG
- a CDS encoding RCC1 domain-containing protein — protein sequence MKDIPLSLLHKDLICYLALHHLDYQTALYFIEAIILYQFMENNPFREKGPDSAMEAKKFTRRFYRDHQLSKIYDALFLQEPKIVVGAKESFYFNPNVGWYYWSQEPGQKVNVNPQLFNPFSSQNPDIEMNNLLGHQNNVKGINQGGRELGFFSKNDKNFAYDNIIKIVDQRNYRIILTVKGQVFGIDKRMMKLAEKYNKQKRSMLVLIKIPESEKVIDIIASETTGYLLTAKGKVYSWQLDTQMELDLSTNHYICPQEITELQNLQIVAIACTAVRQLFLTVDGKIYIHKNSEGKLQLFHLEIKEKIKAIVGGKWHFLALTEAGNVYSWGFNKEGQLGINSEGYIEQPTLINELKEKVSFIVAGFYHSVCLTKDGEVYTFGDNQKGQLGLSNSNCPHTPQLVSALKNKVISKVAANGNYTLCLTSEGQLYSFGLGPQKRTSLPLEIVLDVDTQEASNEMRN from the coding sequence ATGAAAGACATTCCTCTTAGTTTATTACATAAAGACCTTATTTGTTATTTGGCATTGCATCATTTGGATTATCAGACTGCTTTGTATTTTATAGAGGCGATTATTCTTTATCAATTTATGGAAAACAATCCATTTAGGGAAAAAGGCCCTGATTCTGCCATGGAGGCAAAGAAGTTCACACGTAGATTTTATCGTGACCATCAACTATCCAAAATTTACGATGCGTTATTTTTACAGGAACCAAAAATTGTTGTTGGAGCGAAGGAGAGTTTTTATTTTAATCCTAATGTAGGTTGGTATTATTGGAGTCAAGAGCCTGGACAAAAAGTTAATGTTAACCCGCAATTATTCAATCCATTTAGTAGCCAAAATCCAGATATTGAAATGAACAATTTGCTTGGTCATCAGAACAATGTCAAAGGGATTAATCAAGGTGGAAGAGAACTCGGTTTTTTTTCTAAAAATGATAAAAATTTTGCCTATGACAATATTATTAAAATTGTTGATCAACGAAATTACAGAATCATTTTAACTGTAAAAGGACAAGTGTTTGGCATTGATAAACGAATGATGAAACTTGCGGAAAAATATAATAAGCAAAAAAGGAGTATGCTTGTTTTAATAAAAATACCTGAAAGTGAAAAGGTTATTGATATTATTGCGAGCGAAACAACAGGTTATTTATTGACAGCAAAAGGTAAAGTTTATAGCTGGCAATTAGATACGCAGATGGAGTTGGATCTCAGTACCAATCATTATATCTGTCCTCAAGAAATAACGGAATTACAAAATTTGCAGATTGTCGCAATTGCTTGCACAGCAGTACGACAGCTATTTTTAACGGTAGATGGTAAAATTTATATCCATAAAAATTCCGAAGGAAAGTTACAACTTTTTCATTTGGAAATAAAGGAAAAAATTAAGGCCATTGTTGGAGGAAAATGGCATTTTCTAGCTTTAACAGAAGCCGGTAATGTATATAGCTGGGGATTCAATAAAGAAGGTCAACTAGGAATCAATTCCGAAGGCTATATAGAACAGCCGACTTTAATTAACGAGTTGAAGGAAAAAGTTAGTTTTATTGTGGCTGGTTTTTATCACTCAGTATGTCTTACCAAGGATGGTGAAGTATATACTTTTGGAGATAATCAAAAAGGCCAATTAGGCTTGAGTAATAGCAATTGCCCCCATACTCCTCAACTCGTTTCTGCCCTAAAAAATAAGGTTATTAGTAAAGTGGCTGCCAATGGTAATTACACGCTGTGTCTAACATCTGAAGGGCAACTTTATTCTTTCGGTTTAGGACCACAAAAAAGGACCAGTTTGCCATTGGAAATTGTATTGGATGTTGATACTCAAGAAGCTTCAAATGAAATGAGAAATTAA
- a CDS encoding MinD/ParA family protein, which yields MSKSKDIADQAAGLRNLSRSKPVKVIAIAAGKGGVGKSNISVNLAVALGQKKKKVLLLDADLGLANVDVMLGLHTKYNLSHVVQGYCHLQDIMLQGPEGVRVIPAASGTEYMTQLSPAEHAGIIDAFNELTDDVDYMIIDTAAGISDTVLSFARSAQELIVTVCDEPTSLTDAYAFIKVMAKRYEWSHFHVLANMVRSTKEGRELFNKLYRVAEHFLNVRLDYIGAIPFDEQVHEAVKKQKPVLLAYPNSTAAKAILQLAEKVEEWPHKHALGGNTSFFLERLVTGEH from the coding sequence ATGTCGAAGAGTAAAGATATCGCTGATCAAGCAGCAGGCCTGCGCAACCTATCGCGTTCAAAACCAGTTAAAGTCATTGCTATTGCTGCTGGTAAAGGTGGTGTGGGAAAAAGCAATATTTCTGTAAATTTAGCAGTTGCTTTAGGGCAAAAAAAGAAAAAAGTTTTATTATTGGATGCTGATTTAGGCCTGGCTAACGTTGATGTCATGTTGGGTTTGCACACTAAATATAATCTTTCCCACGTGGTGCAAGGATATTGTCATTTACAAGATATTATGTTGCAAGGACCTGAGGGAGTACGAGTAATACCTGCTGCTTCGGGTACAGAGTATATGACGCAATTAAGTCCTGCAGAACATGCAGGCATTATCGATGCTTTCAATGAACTTACAGACGATGTTGATTACATGATTATCGATACCGCCGCAGGAATTTCAGATACGGTATTAAGTTTTGCTCGCTCTGCCCAGGAATTAATCGTCACCGTTTGTGATGAGCCTACTTCGCTAACAGATGCTTATGCGTTTATTAAAGTAATGGCAAAACGCTATGAATGGAGTCATTTTCATGTCCTGGCGAATATGGTACGTAGCACTAAAGAAGGGCGGGAACTTTTTAATAAGTTATATCGAGTTGCCGAACATTTTTTAAATGTACGTTTAGACTATATCGGTGCAATTCCTTTTGATGAACAGGTGCATGAGGCAGTCAAAAAACAAAAACCTGTATTGTTGGCCTATCCTAACTCAACGGCAGCAAAGGCAATTTTGCAGTTAGCAGAAAAAGTGGAAGAGTGGCCGCATAAACATGCTTTGGGGGGCAACACCAGTTTTTTTCTTGAGCGTCTAGTTACTGGAGAACATTAA
- a CDS encoding VOC family protein — MAIYLNHTIVAAHDNQASADFLAEILNLPTPKHWGPFVMVQTSNEVSLDYKNFAGEIHSQHYAFLISEDEFDEIFARIKQKKLHYWADPAQSKQGEINHHDGGRGVYFEDPNGHLMEIITRPYGAERTK, encoded by the coding sequence ATGGCTATTTATCTTAATCATACAATCGTAGCAGCACATGACAACCAGGCTTCAGCCGATTTTCTGGCAGAGATCCTAAATCTCCCTACACCTAAGCATTGGGGACCTTTCGTAATGGTACAAACAAGCAATGAAGTGAGCCTTGATTATAAAAATTTTGCCGGGGAAATTCATTCTCAGCATTATGCTTTTTTAATTAGTGAAGATGAATTTGATGAAATTTTTGCGCGTATTAAGCAAAAAAAACTTCATTATTGGGCTGATCCTGCACAATCAAAACAAGGTGAAATTAATCATCACGATGGTGGCAGAGGCGTTTACTTTGAAGATCCAAACGGTCATCTTATGGAAATTATTACTCGTCCTTATGGGGCAGAGCGCACTAAATAG
- the lysS gene encoding lysine--tRNA ligase, producing MTEEHLLDESEVYQIRKQKLADLRNSGFNFPNKFRRHDLAIDLVNQYAQVEKEALAEQHIKATVAGRIVLRRIMGKASFFHIQDVSGRIQIYIRQNDLPEIYEQFKHWDLGDIVGVSGELFKTNTGELTLNAEHIELLTKSLRPLPDKFHGLADQEVRYRKRYVDLIANEESRKTFLLRSKLIKAFRHFMDSHQFLEVETPMMHPIPGGAIARPFITHHNTLDMQMFLRIAPELYLKRLVVGGFERVYEINRNFRNEGISTRHNPEFTMVEFYQAYADYNDLMDFTEELLRYLCDEVVGGRQVTYQDHVIDFEKPFARMTVKQAILHYHSELSHGELDTTEGCKAVLDRLGILYKATDGLGKLQMLIFEETVEHLLIQPTFITAYPTEVSPLARRNDIDAEVTDRFEFFIAGREIANGFSELNDAQDQAERFQKQVEEKDAGDLEAMHFDSDYIEALEYGMPPTAGEGIGIDRLVMLFTNSPSIRDVILFPHMRQN from the coding sequence ATGACAGAAGAACACTTATTAGATGAGAGTGAAGTATATCAAATTCGTAAACAAAAACTGGCTGATTTACGAAATAGTGGATTTAATTTTCCCAACAAATTTCGTCGTCATGACTTGGCAATTGATTTAGTCAATCAGTATGCGCAAGTGGAAAAAGAAGCATTAGCAGAGCAGCACATTAAGGCTACTGTTGCAGGTCGTATTGTTCTGCGCCGCATTATGGGGAAAGCCAGCTTTTTTCATATCCAGGATGTTTCCGGGCGTATCCAGATTTATATTCGTCAGAATGATTTACCAGAGATCTACGAGCAATTTAAGCATTGGGATTTAGGTGACATCGTCGGAGTGAGTGGCGAATTATTTAAGACAAATACAGGTGAGCTCACTTTGAATGCTGAACACATTGAGCTCTTAACGAAGTCACTACGGCCGCTACCTGATAAATTTCACGGTTTAGCTGATCAGGAAGTCCGTTATCGTAAGCGCTATGTTGACTTAATTGCGAATGAAGAAAGTCGCAAAACCTTCTTGCTTCGCTCAAAATTGATTAAAGCTTTCCGTCATTTTATGGACAGCCATCAATTTCTTGAAGTAGAAACTCCCATGATGCACCCGATTCCTGGCGGTGCTATAGCTCGTCCTTTTATTACTCACCATAATACCTTGGATATGCAAATGTTTTTGCGTATTGCACCTGAGTTGTATTTGAAACGTTTGGTCGTGGGTGGTTTTGAGCGTGTTTATGAAATAAATCGCAATTTCCGCAATGAAGGGATTTCTACACGACATAATCCAGAGTTCACAATGGTTGAGTTTTATCAAGCCTATGCTGATTACAATGATCTAATGGATTTTACTGAAGAATTGTTACGCTATTTGTGCGATGAAGTAGTCGGTGGTCGACAAGTTACTTATCAGGATCATGTCATTGATTTTGAAAAACCGTTTGCACGAATGACCGTTAAACAAGCTATTTTGCATTATCATTCAGAATTGTCTCACGGCGAATTGGATACGACTGAGGGTTGTAAAGCTGTATTAGATCGTTTAGGAATTCTCTATAAAGCGACTGATGGCTTAGGTAAATTGCAAATGCTGATTTTTGAAGAAACGGTTGAGCATTTATTAATTCAACCAACGTTTATAACTGCCTATCCAACAGAAGTATCACCTTTAGCAAGACGTAATGATATTGATGCAGAAGTTACTGATAGATTTGAATTTTTCATTGCCGGCCGTGAAATTGCAAATGGTTTCTCTGAATTAAATGATGCTCAGGATCAAGCAGAACGTTTTCAAAAACAGGTGGAGGAGAAGGATGCTGGAGATTTAGAAGCCATGCACTTTGATAGTGACTACATTGAGGCATTGGAATATGGAATGCCACCAACAGCGGGTGAGGGAATAGGTATTGACCGTCTGGTCATGCTATTTACCAACTCACCTTCTATACGCGATGTAATTTTGTTTCCTCACATGCGTCAAAATTAA
- a CDS encoding RNA polymerase sigma factor FliA: MLVKTHALMVKRIAHHLLGRLPHSVQLDDLVQAGMLGLLEAVRHYDATKGASFETYAGIRIRGHMLDEVRRNDWVPRSVYRNARMISEAVKKVENRLGRDAKDHEVASELNLSLDEYYEMLKDSAGSQLYGFDDLGVTDDILKIDTENASTEPHINVLQEDMINQLSQIIDGLPEKERLVLSLYYEQDLNLKEIGEVLGVSESRVSQIHSQATLRIKSRLPE, encoded by the coding sequence ATGCTGGTGAAAACTCACGCATTAATGGTGAAACGGATTGCTCATCATTTATTAGGACGTCTGCCGCATTCCGTACAACTCGATGATCTTGTGCAAGCGGGGATGCTAGGGCTATTAGAGGCTGTAAGGCATTATGATGCAACTAAAGGTGCATCTTTTGAAACGTATGCAGGTATTCGTATTCGCGGACATATGCTGGATGAGGTCCGACGTAACGATTGGGTGCCCCGCTCGGTTTATCGCAATGCGCGTATGATTTCAGAAGCTGTTAAAAAAGTTGAGAATCGCTTGGGGCGAGATGCAAAAGATCATGAGGTTGCCAGCGAACTAAACCTAAGTCTTGATGAATATTATGAAATGCTAAAAGATTCAGCGGGCAGCCAGCTCTATGGTTTTGATGACCTGGGTGTTACTGATGATATTTTAAAAATTGATACTGAAAATGCCTCTACGGAACCACATATTAATGTGTTACAGGAGGATATGATTAATCAACTGTCTCAAATTATTGACGGTTTACCAGAAAAAGAGCGTTTGGTTTTGTCTTTATATTACGAACAAGATTTGAATCTAAAAGAAATTGGTGAAGTACTCGGAGTCAGCGAATCTCGAGTTTCCCAGATTCACAGCCAAGCAACGCTTCGCATTAAATCTCGATTACCGGAGTGA
- a CDS encoding OmpA family protein, translating into MHGRKKKADSHEDTHRWVVSYADFITLLFAFFVVMYAISSINVSKYKSLAQGMHSAFAKKGHQKPVDEPPILKEPNSPTATSNPKDPFGDMVKSLAELQDSDYQMNPQDGWVELDIKAGALFESGSAELRPIAFVKLMQLAEVIKKLPYPIALEGYTDNEPISTNQYPSNWELSAARAASVARMLTMFGVGQSRITVTGFGEQYPIADNGTEEGRAKNRRVNMIIAKDKTVPRLLNPAIIMKNQDLIIDENKEDPPKTDKINKPNKTEPTGKEPQ; encoded by the coding sequence ATGCACGGAAGAAAAAAGAAAGCGGATAGCCACGAAGATACTCACCGTTGGGTTGTCTCCTATGCAGATTTTATTACCTTACTATTTGCTTTTTTCGTAGTAATGTATGCTATTTCTTCAATTAATGTTTCAAAATATAAGTCATTAGCTCAAGGCATGCATTCGGCATTTGCGAAAAAAGGACATCAGAAGCCTGTTGATGAGCCGCCAATACTTAAAGAGCCGAATAGTCCAACAGCAACATCGAATCCGAAGGATCCTTTTGGTGATATGGTTAAATCATTGGCAGAACTCCAGGACTCTGATTATCAAATGAATCCACAAGATGGCTGGGTTGAATTGGATATCAAAGCGGGGGCCTTATTTGAAAGTGGGAGTGCTGAATTGCGGCCGATTGCTTTTGTTAAATTAATGCAACTGGCTGAAGTCATCAAGAAACTTCCTTATCCTATTGCTTTAGAAGGGTATACTGATAATGAGCCCATTAGCACAAATCAATACCCCTCTAATTGGGAGCTATCTGCCGCCAGAGCTGCCTCGGTAGCTCGCATGCTAACGATGTTTGGCGTTGGCCAAAGTCGTATTACCGTAACCGGTTTTGGGGAACAATATCCTATTGCTGATAATGGAACGGAAGAAGGACGTGCTAAGAACAGGCGGGTAAATATGATAATTGCTAAGGATAAAACAGTTCCTCGCTTACTAAACCCGGCAATTATTATGAAAAACCAAGATCTTATAATTGATGAAAACAAAGAAGATCCTCCTAAAACAGATAAAATTAATAAACCCAATAAAACTGAACCTACAGGTAAGGAACCACAATGA
- a CDS encoding DUF2802 domain-containing protein: MIIALVAALFLSGIFFHLIRRYQQAAELLKKQNQEIIQELKQLQRSHAVLINADLGFAKKITEINRHLISMDNQIQSLENKRDNDGGYQHALRILEMGGDKEEIITSCHLSSAEAELLMNLNAYRTAIKTNPSLTNA; this comes from the coding sequence ATGATTATCGCTTTAGTAGCTGCTTTATTTTTGAGCGGGATTTTTTTTCACCTGATTCGTCGTTATCAACAAGCTGCAGAATTATTAAAGAAACAAAATCAGGAAATTATCCAGGAATTAAAACAACTTCAACGTAGTCATGCGGTATTGATTAATGCAGACTTAGGTTTTGCTAAAAAAATCACAGAAATTAATCGTCACCTTATAAGTATGGATAATCAGATACAGTCTTTGGAAAATAAACGCGATAATGATGGTGGCTATCAACATGCATTGCGAATTCTTGAGATGGGTGGTGACAAAGAAGAAATTATTACAAGCTGTCACCTTTCGAGTGCCGAAGCGGAATTACTAATGAATTTAAATGCTTACCGGACGGCTATTAAAACAAATCCATCGTTAACAAATGCTTAG
- a CDS encoding cupin domain-containing protein, which produces MEKINLEDKFALFHDYWSPKIVGDLNDSHVKLAKFKGEFVWHKHDTEDELFLVIKGQLLIKLRDKDIHLGQGEFVIIPKGVEHMPIAKEEVHVILIEPKTTLNTGDAVSELAKEQLDRL; this is translated from the coding sequence ATGGAAAAAATAAATCTAGAGGACAAATTTGCCTTATTTCATGATTATTGGTCGCCCAAGATAGTGGGTGATTTGAATGATTCTCATGTGAAGCTGGCGAAATTTAAAGGTGAATTTGTCTGGCATAAACACGATACGGAAGACGAATTATTTTTAGTGATCAAAGGACAACTTCTAATAAAATTAAGAGATAAAGACATTCATCTTGGTCAAGGGGAGTTTGTAATTATCCCTAAAGGTGTTGAACATATGCCTATAGCCAAAGAAGAAGTTCATGTTATATTGATTGAACCTAAAACTACTTTGAATACTGGTGATGCAGTCTCTGAGTTAGCCAAAGAGCAACTCGATAGACTATAG
- a CDS encoding ABC transporter substrate-binding protein — protein MSTLKSRVTLLLNWYTNPYHTPILVAQQLGFYIQEGIKLAILEPTDPSDVTELVGLGTVDFGVKAMIHTVAAKAKGYPVTSIGTLLDEPPTGLIALKSSGISSFHDIVGKRVGYIGEFGKKIIDDLAKLAGIDPQSYETVRIGMNVTDAICRDVIDTGIGFINFQKVELEHLRGETVFLRLDQLAGLGCCCFCSIQFIVPERTLQQPELVRGFLKATQRGAAFTTEHPEEAYELLCQAKPQLRAAVYQKIFMRTLPFFSRTLLNVDRDWNKVGRYTKHLNIIDESFDIAQCYTNRFLPEIPHSDLKPIACCLND, from the coding sequence ATGTCAACATTGAAATCTCGAGTCACCTTATTGCTTAATTGGTATACAAATCCCTACCATACGCCCATTCTAGTGGCGCAGCAATTGGGGTTTTATATTCAAGAGGGCATTAAACTTGCCATTCTTGAACCGACTGATCCTAGTGATGTCACCGAATTGGTAGGGTTAGGTACAGTGGATTTTGGCGTAAAAGCAATGATCCATACTGTGGCAGCTAAAGCAAAAGGTTATCCTGTCACATCAATTGGTACCTTACTTGATGAACCACCCACCGGTTTGATTGCTTTGAAATCGAGTGGTATTAGTTCGTTTCATGACATTGTAGGGAAGCGAGTGGGTTACATTGGTGAATTTGGTAAAAAAATTATTGATGATTTGGCAAAACTTGCCGGTATCGACCCACAAAGTTATGAAACAGTTCGAATTGGTATGAATGTTACCGATGCGATTTGTCGCGATGTAATTGATACTGGCATTGGTTTTATCAATTTTCAAAAAGTAGAGTTAGAACACTTGCGTGGTGAGACGGTATTTTTGCGCCTGGATCAATTAGCAGGACTTGGATGCTGCTGCTTTTGCTCGATTCAATTTATTGTGCCTGAGCGAACATTGCAGCAACCTGAATTAGTTCGAGGATTTCTAAAAGCAACTCAACGCGGGGCGGCATTTACAACAGAGCATCCTGAAGAGGCTTATGAATTGCTGTGTCAAGCAAAGCCGCAATTACGTGCAGCGGTATATCAAAAGATTTTTATGCGAACCTTGCCATTTTTTTCACGTACTCTGCTTAATGTAGACCGAGATTGGAATAAAGTAGGGCGTTATACAAAACACTTAAATATTATTGATGAGAGCTTTGATATTGCCCAATGCTATACCAATCGTTTTTTACCGGAAATACCACATTCTGATTTAAAACCTATCGCTTGCTGCCTAAACGATTAA